CGGGCGGCACGAACCACCACCACGCCTCGCGCTGGAGGGCGAACCCGTTCTGCGCGTAGTAGAGCATCGTGCCGAGCGTGGACGAGTTGGACGCGCCCAGGCCGAGGAACGACAGGCCGGCCTCGCTGAGGATCGCGTAGATGACGGAGAACACGAACTGCGAGGCCAGCAGGGGCAGCAGGTTGGGCAGGATCTCGACGGTGATGACGCGCCACGGCTTCTCGCCCGCGACCCGGGCCGCGGCCACGTAGTCGCGGTTGCGCAGCGACAGCGTCTGGGCGCGCAGCACGCGGGCGGACGCGGCCCAGCCGGTGATGGCGAGCACCACCGCGATCGTCCACGAGCCGCGCTGGTCGGCGGGCACGAACGCGGAGATCACGATCACCAGCGGCAGGCCGGGGATCACCAGCATGACGTTGGAGAACAGCGAGAACGCCTCGTCGACGTACCCGCCGACGTAGCTGCCGACGATGCCGAACAGCGCGGACAGGAACGTCGCCATCACGCCGACCAGCAGCCCCAGGTACAGCGAGCCGCGGGTGGCGTACGCGATCTGGGCGACGACGTCCTGGCCGGTCAGCGTGGTGCCGAGCCAGAACTCGCCGCCGGGCGGGGTGAGGCCGGTGTCGCGGATGGCGTTCGGGTCGCCCACGACGAGCGGCCCGACCAGGCCGATGAGGGTGATGACGGTGATCAGGCCGAGGCCGATCGCCAGCTTCGGCGACCAGCGCGGCAGCATCGAGCGCCGGCCGGAGCGGCCGGGCGGCGGCGCGACGGTCACGGGACTGAGGTTGGTCACGGTGTCCGCTCTCCTTCTCAGCCGCTGACGCGGGTGCGCGGGTCGATGACGGCGTAGAGCAGGTCGACCACGAGGTTCGCGCCGAGCACGGCGACCGTGATCACGAGGAAGATGCCCTGCATGAGGGCGTAGTCGTTGTTCTGCACGGCCTGGAGCAGCTTGGAGCCGATGCCCGGGTAGGAGAAGACCTGCTCGGTGATGACGGACCCGGAGACCACGAACCCGAGCGAGATCGCGAAGCCCGCCACGGACGGCAGCACGGCGTTGCGCGCCGCGTACTTGATCATGATCCGGGAGTCGCGCAGGCCCTTGGCCCGGGCGGTCAGCACGTAGTCCTCCGCCGTGGTGGAGACCATCATGTTGCGCATCCCCAGCAGCCAGCCGCCGACCGAGGAGATGACGATGGTCAGCGCGGGCAGCGTGCCGTGGTGGATCGCGGAGCCGATGAAGTCGGCGTCCCACCCCGGCGACAGGACGACGTCGTAGCCGCCGAGCAGCGGGAACCAGCCCAGCGCCGAGGCCAGCACGGCGACCAGGATCAGCGCCAGCCAGAAGTACGGCACGGCGGCGAGGACGGTGGTGGCGGGCACCAGGCCGTCCAGCCAGGTGCCGCGCCGCCAGCCGACGAACGCGCCCAGGACGATGCCGAAGGCGAACGACAGGAACGTCGCGATGCCGACGAGCACGAGCGTCCAGGGCAGCGCTTCCGCGATGATCTCGGACACCGGCGTCGGGAACGCCGACACCGAGATGCCCAGGTCACCGCGGAACATGTTGCCCAGGTAGGAGAAGTACTGGCTGACGAGCGACTCGCCGCTGTTCGTGCCGAGCAGCAGTTCGTACGCCCTGCGGGCCGACGGGTCCACGGTTCCGCCCCGCTGCGCGAGCTTCGCCATGAGGATGTCCACCGGGTTGCCCGGCATGAGCCTCGGGATGAAGAAGTTCAGCGTCAGCGCCGCCCAGAGGGCGACCAGGTAGAACGCGAACTTCCGTGCGTAGTACCTCATCGGTCCGCCTGTCCCCGGTGCGCGATCACCGACCGGCGGGCTTGAGCTTGAGGAAGATCTCCGAGTGCTCCGGGCGCGCCCAGACGGCCGGGAACGAGTACAGGTCGTCCTCCGTCGGCCAGCCGGTGAACTTCTTCGCGTTGAACTCGCTGGTCGTCCCGCCGGTCAGCACCGGGATGTACGGGATGGCCTTCTCGATCTCGGTCTGGATGGTGTCGAAGTACGGTTGCCGGGCCGCCGCGTCCTTCGGGTCGACGCCCTTGAGCGAGGTGAGCGCGGCGTCGACGGCCGGGTTGGAGAAGCGCGCGAAGTTCGGGTTCGCGACCTCGCCGACCTTGGCGGTGGTGGCGGTGCTGAAGAAGTACGACGCGTTGTAGTACGGATCGGGCGCCGGCCCCTGGTTCAGGGCGTCGATCAGCAGCTCGAACTCGCCGCGACCGCGCGCGTCGGACCACTCGTTCCAGGACACCTGCTGCGCGGTGACCCTGATGCCGACCTTCTGGAGCTGCTGGGTCATCGTGTCGACGGCGGTGATGTAGTCGGTCCAGCCCGCGACGACCTTCAGCGTCATGGCCAGCGGCTTGCCGTCCTTGGCGTAGACGCCGTCCGCGCCCTTGGCGTAGCCGGCGGCCTCCAGCAGCGCGGTGGCCCTGGCCTCGTCCGGCTGCATGGGGGCGGACCTCTCCTGGAGCTTCGCGGAGACGAC
This region of Saccharothrix longispora genomic DNA includes:
- a CDS encoding ABC transporter permease; the protein is MRYYARKFAFYLVALWAALTLNFFIPRLMPGNPVDILMAKLAQRGGTVDPSARRAYELLLGTNSGESLVSQYFSYLGNMFRGDLGISVSAFPTPVSEIIAEALPWTLVLVGIATFLSFAFGIVLGAFVGWRRGTWLDGLVPATTVLAAVPYFWLALILVAVLASALGWFPLLGGYDVVLSPGWDADFIGSAIHHGTLPALTIVISSVGGWLLGMRNMMVSTTAEDYVLTARAKGLRDSRIMIKYAARNAVLPSVAGFAISLGFVVSGSVITEQVFSYPGIGSKLLQAVQNNDYALMQGIFLVITVAVLGANLVVDLLYAVIDPRTRVSG